DNA from Aureimonas sp. AU20:
ATCGCGCTGGATCTTGCCGACGCCGAGGAGACGGCCCGCGTCGCCAAGGCGGAGAACCGGCTCCTGATGGTCGGCCACGTCCTGCGCTTCCACCCCGTGTTCGAGGCGCTCGACGCCCTCGTGCGCGAGGGACGGATCGGCGACGTCAGGCACATCGTCTCGACGCGGATGGGGCTCGGGCGCTTCCTCGGCATGGATGCCGTCTGGGACCTTGCACCGCACGATCTTTCGCTGGTGCTTCACATGGCGGGCTCGCCGCCCGAAACGGTGGAAACGCTGCGGCGCACGGTGCTGAGCGACGAGACCGACGCGGCCGATATCGGCCTGCGCTTCGCCAACGGTCTTACCGGAGAGATCCACGTTTCGCGCATCTCGCCCTATCGCGACCGGCGCTTTTCGGTAATCGGCACCAAGGGCATGATTACCTTCGACGATCTCGCGCCCGAGGGGCAGAAGCTCGCGCTCTATGCGCACGAGGTCTGGCGCGAGGGCGCGC
Protein-coding regions in this window:
- a CDS encoding Gfo/Idh/MocA family protein, with the translated sequence MTMRIAVIGCGQWGQNHVRTLKEIGALAAISDGNAERAAGLSQRFEIPARSVEEVLADPAIHGVVLALPPRLHGPTARAAFRAGKDVLIEKPIALDLADAEETARVAKAENRLLMVGHVLRFHPVFEALDALVREGRIGDVRHIVSTRMGLGRFLGMDAVWDLAPHDLSLVLHMAGSPPETVETLRRTVLSDETDAADIGLRFANGLTGEIHVSRISPYRDRRFSVIGTKGMITFDDLAPEGQKLALYAHEVWREGAHFGFRSADADYQPTEPGLPLDRELRHFLHCIETRAEPRTGAAEAVETVRLLNLASPRAA